A region of the Yarrowia lipolytica chromosome 1C, complete sequence genome:
TTCGGTCAGGAGAAACCTTGAGCAGGGCGACACCGAGAGCAGGGTCGATCTGGGTGGAAATGACGtcggccagcagctcggcctcctcagcgtccttggccagagtgATGAGAGCAGACAGACCCACTCGAGCCGCAGAGTAGGGCTGCACCAGCTTCTGCCACTGTTTTTTGTGTGCGTACAGAGCgccctccagcagcagacgaTACGTGGCGATCTGCAGACGCACCTCGTCGCTCTGTGTGTCGGAGACAGACTGCTCCAGGGCCATGGCATACTGCACGGCCTTAGTCAGCTTGGATGCCACCCGTTTCCGCTTGCCGGCTGATCCGTTGGTCTCGAGAATAGATGCCGTCTCCTGAGACACGGCCCAGGCCCGCTCGGcttgcagcagcagcagttgtGCGAATCGAGCGTCCTGAACTACATCTTCGGTGGACACTTGCTTGGGCGAGTACTcctttgtgtttttggtcTGGACGCCGAGCCGACGCTTGAGGGTCGCCAGACGCTTAGTGACGACTCCCCGGTACTCGATTCCCGCGGTTCGGTGCGAAAGAACAGTCAAAAGCGGGTTCTCCATTCTGCTGTTTGTGATGGGGGTATAATGCTGGctgtggtgatgtggtAATTGAAAAACCTAGAATCGccaggtcatgtgacaagCTGGGACTATGGTACGAAAGTTTATGTGGAGACAAGGGGACTGGAGGATGGGAGATAGGGGCGGTTGTAGAGAAGATATAGAGACAAGCCTTTAAGAGGAATCAGTTCGCTGGACCTAATTTGGTCAGCGCACAAAAATTCAGCTTTAATGACATGTTACTATGTGTTGTTGAAGTGTCTTGAATGTTCCTCTGTTGTATTTACTCTTCGTTTGTTAAGCGAAaacctttttttttagctGATAATCGTAATGTAGGCTGGTAACGAAGACTTTGACATTATGGCATATCTTTTTGGGCGATTTGGAAAGCAAAATGATGAAAGAAACGATTTATGTTGGTGAATTCTTTGTGGTATTTCGGATCTGAGTTAGTTATCGGGTTATAGCGCATTATCTTGATATACGAGTATGTGGTATGTATGATAGTAGCATAAAAGTTCAAGGTCGTTCTGAGCGTTCTGGATATCTATTCCGTAGCCGTAAAAGATAACCATAGAAACTCTAGTTCTCTTGCCGTCTTATCAATTCTATTATCTGTACATTTCCTTCCTCTAAAACTGGCGTAATGTGATATCATTTACATGACTTCTCTCAGCTCTGTTTTGCGCCCTTCCATTATGCCCATAACCATGTTTACTGAAGATCCAGAatcccttcttctccataCCATAAACAGGCTAGATACAAAACACAGATATATCGCTCGAAATGGCTCACAAGTTTTCTATCAACAAGCACGATCCCTTCAACAAGATGATGTCAAGCTTCTCCAGTAAACATGACGGCCCAATCGACCTCCAAGGCTGTGTCACCTACCTCAAAATCCAGCTAAACAGGCTGGGAGCCCTGGCACAATACTACGACGTGGTTCACTTGCAGTACGACCAAATGCCCGAGCCTGCCCGAACTGAGCTGGGCTCTATTGCCCGGAAGATTATGATCCTTGGCCAGCATCTGGTGAACGTGCTGGGTCCTGATCATCCTCTGACCGAAGAGCTCTGTAACATGATTCACATGGTTGGACCGAGAGTTATGTGTCTGTGAAACGCTCCTGTATCAATTTGTGCGACCAACTGAACTACAAGGAATGCTCTCATTACATGCAAACCGCAAACCTGAGCCAAGTACACGGCTgtgaagtacaagtatatagACGACAATACCATGCGTAAACGGATGGCAACCATGAACTCGGAAGTCTTATAGTGCAGAATTATTACATAACCTATTGATCTACAGCTTTACTGATGTatatctacagtacagacCATCTGTTCGACGATTTACAACTTTCGAAGCACGATGGACGCATGTTGTGCAGTGTTGCTAGTTGTGCTGAGAGACTGCACTATGAGACAAACTGACAAAAACCGAGATACCTGACCATATTTGATTGTAAAAACTAACACAACTTGCCAAATACAACAATAATACACTTGGAAGCCCGACTGAGCGTCCCTTCAAAGGCCGACCCCCCACCCAACTCTTTCAAACTTTGATTCACTTTGAGTTACACGATCTCTTTTGTTTTGGTCTGTGAATGACGATATACGCGAAGTTGAAAAGGGAAAATGGATACGTAGATAGCCTTTTCTTGTGCTTTCGACATGATTTTTTCAAAGAGATGTGTTTTTCGAGTACTCCCCATCGAGATATATGCTTGCCAATCTGCGGAGAAATCCAACGGCAACTCAAAACGACGACAAAGAAAACGGTTGAAACAAGCAAGCAACTGTAGCTTGGTGCACATGTGGGTGAACAAACTGGCTGTGAAACTGAACCCCAGCTTGTTTGCTACTTGCAGCCGATTCAtatgatcacgtgactactATTTCCTGCCCACACGTCAATATCTCAAGATGGCATGCGCCGGTGAGTGGCCGAGAATATGCATGGTTAGATGGGGTGCGTTGTATCGATGAGAGGGATTCCATCTCCGGCTCGGAAGTATATTTGAGTCATGATTGACTCTGCAACTTGTCTCGGTTCGAATCCTGTGGAAGACGCTCGAGTACTCACACTGTTCTGTACGTTCTGTACAGAATGTTCGTTAACATAGCAACGAAGAGGTGTTTCAAGGGCATAACCCAATCAAACCAAATACAAGCATCTATATCACCGCTCGTCTAGTCAGTACTCGTGCCAATGGCTCTCTATGACATCTCTCCGACCCCAGAACTCAGTTTATTGCCGGATACGCCCTGCGACTTTCGGCTATTATTGGTCTTTGCTTCTCTTGGATCACCTGCATGGAAATATCTCCGCCTACATTAATATTTTTCTGCATCCGAGTTTCACGCGGAGGGTGTGTAGCAGGGGAGGGGGTAAAAGGAGTCTTCTCAGTCGACTTTTAAACACGTGTTTTTGTTCCAGTCTGGTCATAGGACGTATAAATCTCGCATCACGTGCTCAGACCGTCGATACCACGTCTAGACCACTCCCCAGGTATGCACTTCACGAGGCTTACCAATCAACCCCCACTAACCTCTTCTTGCATAACTCTATCTATTGGCTGGAACATACATGTCCTGTGGGTGTTGATTTCAGATGTCGAAAAAAGAAGGCACAATCTACACGATGGAAAGACAAAAACAGCCTTGTTTTACTCTAAATTCTCCCCTCTTCAGAATAAGCTCTCTATCTGTCCCGTGACCCACTTGCTCTCTACTATTCTTCGCCACCGTCCAGTATCTCGTTTACACGTGCCGTGATTTACACCTCCCAAAATTGGCTTCCCCAGAGAAAACGGTGCACCTACAACTGTCTACCTCCACCCACACAAGACTACACACACGCAATGACCCTCCGACTTGCGTTTCGAAGCGTGGGCCGTGCAATGGCCACCAGGACCGCGTACCCCTCGCTGGCCCGATCCCTGGCCACCCACGCGCCCTCCACAGAGACCTTCACCGCTTCTGCGCCTGAGGGATCTCTGGTGGCCAAGGCCGTCGAGGCTGTCCAGAACGCTCCTGCCGGCGATGAGCGACCCATCTACCTGGACATGCAGGCCACTACCCCCACGGACCCCCGTGTGCTGGACGTGATGCTCAACTACTATACGGACATGTATGGCAACCCCCATTCGCGAACACACTCGTACGGATGGGAGACCGACACCGCTGTCGAAAAGGCGCGAGAGGAGATTGCCGCCCTAATCGGAGccgaccccaaggagaTCATCTTCACCTCCGGCGCCACCGAGTCCAACAACATGGTCATCAAGGGTATTGCCCGGTTCTACAAGGGCCGAAAGCGacacatcatcaccacccaGACCGAGCACAAGTGCATTCTGGACTCGTGCCGATACCTGCAGGATGAGGGCTTCGAGGTCACTTACCTGCCCGTTCTGTCCTCCGGTCTCATTGACAtgaagcagctggaggccGCCATTCGACCCGACACTGCTCTGGTGTCCATCATGGCCGTCAACAACGAGATTGGTGTGATCCAGCCCATTGCTGAGATTGGCGCTCTGTGTCGATCCAAGAaggtcttcttccacaccGATGCTGCCCAGGCCGTCGGAAAGATCCCCATCGACGTCAACGCCGACAAGATTGATGTTATGAGCATAAGTGGACACAAGCTTTACGGCCCCATGGGTATCGGTGCCTGCTACGTGCGACGACGACCCCGAGTGCGTCTCGAGCCCATCATTACCGGTGGAGGTCAGGAGCGAGGTCTTCGATCTGGAACTCTGGCTGCCCCCCTCGTTGCTGGCTTTGGAGAGGCTGCCCGTCTGTGTCGACAGGAGATGCCCTACGACACCGCCCACATTAAGAAGCTGTctgacaagctcaagaacggTCTCCTGGCCATGGAGCACACTTCTCTGAACGGAGACGCTGAGCACCACTACCCCGGTTGTGTCAACATCTCTTTTGCTTACGTTGAGGGAGAGTCTCTGCTGatggctctcaaggacattgcTCTTTCTTCTGGATCCGCCTGCACCTCTGCCTCTCTCGAGCCCTCTTACGTGCTCCGGGCTCTTGGTGCCGATGACGCTCTTGCCCACTCCTCCATTCGATTTGGTATTGGTCGATTCACCACTGAGGCCGAGGTCGACTACGTGCTTAAGGCCGTGCAGGAGCGAGTCAACTTCCTGCGAGAGCTGTCTCCTCTGTGGGAGATGGTCCAGGAGGGTATTGATTTGGATTCTATTGAGTGGTCTCAGCATTAAGCGAACATGGCAGCCAGCAAAAACATTGCGCAACCATGATAAGCGGTATGAACTGTTCTAGACAAGTGTACGAATCAGGTGCAACTAGATCCGCAACAATAAACAAAAAACTGATGAGCCGTGATATATAGGCATGGCATGTGATGAATAGTGAATGATAGTAAGGTAGAGATATGAGTTGAGAAAGAGTGGACGTGAAGAATATGGCTTATCAttggctacttgtagtctgcGTTCCAACCAGTATTCCTACGGACGACTCCAATATGCTCCAGCAGCCAATGGGTAGTTGATGACACCACGATTGGCTTGTATCCGTGTAGTACCTGAAGATGGTGGTTGGCGTAGTGTTGTATTGTCATGTGCTATCCTAGTGGTAAAATGCAGCTAACCATAGTGCAGAATCACTAAGGGTGCAGTAGCTGATACGAGATATAGCCCAGTTTCAAGGATTAGGGCAAGAGAGTCCACTTCTACTCGAGGAAACGAAGAGTTACATACCGAACTAATCGTCTTGGGGGGGTCTTAGTGAAGGTCAGTTCAACTCCTTTCTCTTTGTCGTTCCAATTCCGTGTAAGGAGTCAAACATACGACACCGATAAACACCTGGAAGGTCGCCGGTGCGAGTACATGCTGTGCGAATCGTTTGGCACATACCGCAACAGACATTCGAGGGGGGCGTTAGCCGACATGGCCCGTAGCTCAAGCAGTTGCTAGGGTTTGAGCTGAAATGTGACCTGGTCTCGATACGGCTTACACCAGACATGCCTAATGGTCTTTAGTGCAAGCATAactctccagtctccaCTTTTGAGCTTGGTGCTTGGATCTCTGAGCTTGGTTGGtccagtacatactgtagtccAACTCTGAGCTTAGCTGTGAAGGCTGCGGAGGTGCCGGTAGCGGCAGTAGCATCTTTGCGATAGGCGTAAGGGACGAAAGGCGTTCGTTTATGGCATGCTTATGGGTGTAGAAGGATTTCCAAAGAGAGCAGTTGCAAGTATGTGTGTAGTTCTCCACATATGACGAGGGTTGTTGGACCTGACCAGACGGTTGAGTAGCTGGATTGTAGATAGCC
Encoded here:
- a CDS encoding uncharacterized protein (Compare to YALI0C19019g, no similarity) codes for the protein MAHKFSINKHDPFNKMMSSFSSKHDGPIDLQGCVTYLKIQLNRLGALAQYYDVVHLQYDQMPEPARTELGSIARKIMILGQHLVNVLGPDHPLTEELCNMIHMVGPRVMCL
- a CDS encoding uncharacterized protein (Compare to YALI0C19041g, highly similar to uniprot|P25374 Saccharomyces cerevisiae YCL017c NFS1 regulates Iron-Sulfur cluster proteins cellular Iron uptake and Iron distribution, similar to Saccharomyces cerevisiae NFS1 (YCL017C); ancestral locus Anc_1.403), encoding MTLRLAFRSVGRAMATRTAYPSLARSLATHAPSTETFTASAPEGSLVAKAVEAVQNAPAGDERPIYLDMQATTPTDPRVLDVMLNYYTDMYGNPHSRTHSYGWETDTAVEKAREEIAALIGADPKEIIFTSGATESNNMVIKGIARFYKGRKRHIITTQTEHKCILDSCRYLQDEGFEVTYLPVLSSGLIDMKQLEAAIRPDTALVSIMAVNNEIGVIQPIAEIGALCRSKKVFFHTDAAQAVGKIPIDVNADKIDVMSISGHKLYGPMGIGACYVRRRPRVRLEPIITGGGQERGLRSGTLAAPLVAGFGEAARLCRQEMPYDTAHIKKLSDKLKNGLLAMEHTSLNGDAEHHYPGCVNISFAYVEGESLLMALKDIALSSGSACTSASLEPSYVLRALGADDALAHSSIRFGIGRFTTEAEVDYVLKAVQERVNFLRELSPLWEMVQEGIDLDSIEWSQH